The window gctgtttgcattactgttccaaaaattgtctttgacatgtgactagctttaaaaactgtttctgtGTTAATGCTTAATGGGttggatgtgagtgtgtgtgtgtgtgtgtgtgtgtgtgtggggaggggaCACAGTCCATTTACAAGCCTAACCGCTTGTGGGATGAACCTGTTCAGCATCCTGCTGGACCTGCAGGACCTGGACTTGCCTTTCTGAGTCTCTGGAGGGGGTGGAGCCGCTGCTGGGCTTCTTTTGATGACTGTTGTGGTGTTGATGGAGGAGGACAGGTCATCAGCTAAGTGGACTCCCAGGGACTTAGTGTTGCTGACCCTCTCCACAGCAGCCCCATCAAGGTTTAGcggtgtgtgttggtgtttgcCAGTCCTCCTAAAATCAATCACCATCTCCTTCGTTTTGTCCACATTGAGGGCGAGGTTGTGGTTATCTGCACCGTGCCGTAAGCTGCAGAAACAGCCAGAACAGcctgctggcttgcatactgcctggtatttttggcatattgCATTAGACaaactatgtattgggacatactaaatcttttttctggcatactaaatagtatggtagtatgagtATTGGAACACACAGATGCTCCCTCTGCAATCTAGCCCATAACAAGTTAACCTTACTGTTGtcctcgggtcaaatttgacccgttttcaaacttcattatatcataaatatgtgTTTCTTTCATCTAACTGCCCCAAAATAACATGAATGAaagtaattcataatttctgggGGGTTTTCTCAATCAAAAATTAGGTATAATTTCATGTCAATGAGGTTTATTGACcataaattacaaagaaaaaggtgtaaaacttgtggttaTGAGTTGGAAAGCAGTTAGCTAAAAAGGTGTCATTATGTTCTgccattgaaaatgttttatattataatatttataatattctgactaaactttgacatataccagTCTGTGATAATCCCTCAACATTACGTTTCTCTGATACTaactatagtcaaaataattaataatttctgcttttttttactcaaagaTTCGGTGTCATTTCAtggaaataatgtttattaaccataaattacaaaaagaaaagtgtaaaacttaaaaggtgtaaaacagaattgggtgataatttataccGTATGCTTTATAAACCGTCAAACCAGACcaaaagttgcatggtcgacgggaagacaacaggagggttaaggaAATTATTTTCTCTAACAAAGCTTTTGAGGTCTGTCCTATTGAACTTAAAGTATATAATCTAATGTATTACTTACATGTTACTAAAGTGACCAAGAATAACCATTTAGTGTGGATATTAACTTTGTTTCTTGATAATACTCCTCCACATAaacctgcagcagctgcagcctttTCACCAGTTTGTGTTACAGTTGTCCAGTAGGGGGCAGTGTTGCTCAGACAAAATGAGAGCTTGAGGATTCCTCATAAGTTCCCTTGCATTAATAACCGCCATCACTTGATCAAATGGGGGAAAACATtgtctatatatgtatatgttgtctctccctctttttttacaaatgtattcCTACTACTTcatatatatttgatattcCAAGTGGGGAATAAAACTGCTTCCTCCATAATTTATGACTCACTTTTAGAAGAAACACGAGCACTCACAGCCATTAAACCCAGCAGCCTGTGGCATGAGGGTTGAGGGAAGGGGTGAAGAGCGTGATCAGCAGGCTGGAGAGGCCCCGATCATCCTGTCAGGGTGTCACTCAGCACATGACGggctctgactgactgtctgatcCCCCTCCTGAGCTGCACAGATCAATGCTGAGCCGGCATCAATCAGGATCGCTGCTTAGTGAGATGTTATACATCAAAAAAACATCACACCGACTATAATATATGCACATTtatgttgttttctgtctctaaACTACGTACGCTGTCAAGCacattcatttattatataCAAACCCAGACACCCTTTAATCCAACCGGCCATTTGAATAGCAATCAAAAGTCTGTAGCGTACAGTATTAGAGCTTGGAAAAACAACTACATTTATCTTGCATCCTCAGGGAAATAGGTCCTACTTGATAGGAATTCAATGAATTGAGAGAGAATCTGCTATTGCTTCTGCAAGGTGCTGCTTTAATCATTTTCTCAGTGATGCAACTCCCTCGTCTGCATGCCTCTATGTATTGACCCAGAGTTTTGTTTACCTAGCAATGTGTGCAACGGCTATGAATGATTAATACCGCCTCTCAGAGCTGTAAGCCTAAAGAGTCCGCAGCAAGTCGATGCGTGTGAAAAAACTTGACACTTTAAAAGATAATGGACGGAGAAAATGAATACGTTACAATTAAGTGTGGAGAAATGACACTTTCTGGTTGCGTCAGTGATGGATTTCCTTTGAAACAAACAGGTCGAGTCAGATTATGGAAATGAACAAATTAACCTAGTTTTTCAACAAATTCCACAGGGATATTTAGTTAACCCGTTGTTGAGACCTGTAGTGAGTTCAGAAACGAAAGGAATGAGTTTATGTCAGGAAGTAGGGATAATGAAACGGATGATAAATTAAATGGAACGCCGGAATTTAAGCTCCTACTTTAAAATGGCTATATTGGCATTTGGCAACTGCGGAGCTTGGACTGCAGTTTAGGCTATTTAGACTATCTGGGAATTAGGGAAAAGGACAATATGCCCTTTCAGGTATATAtatgcccttttcacagcagagcggtgagagtgaacaaaaacaagttgcagctggaaaaccaaaacagcaAGCTGAAAGGCACTACAACTCTCCATAGAGCTCAGGGAAACTGCATAATAGGGTGATAATTATCTatgggttcatcactacaaaTGAGTATTCACATTACACAAAGACATCTAACTCatgttaacataaaaaaaagtgctaATAGGTACTTTAACGCGAAGTTAAAATCACGTCCAGGTTGAGCagtttaaaaaagttataatgaGGGTGTACTCTTTAATGAGTAATTATGTAATTAAAATACCATTGAAACCACTTATGGTTTGCCAAATTCAAAGTTTATGATGTGTTTTGACTGTGTGCTCCAGCAGCTTATTATATCACACCTGTGTGAGGTgtggaggaaggaaaaaaatccaCTCGTTCTAATTTTACAATAATTAATTCAGAGGAATGGTAAGCCCTGTGGCTACCTCAAAGCACATCACaattcattattatattaaaattatAACAGACATTAGCTTCTCTTTTCAAACAGCTCTTTTTTTAGCCTGATAAAAAATAGTTCATATATTTGTTTACCTTATACAGAAtgtattatttgtgtttttatgcttctattttgtttgttttgtcctccAATGTTGTCTGATTGTATtgtttctgtgtaaaaaaatgtgctatataacTAATGGTTTACTGATTAATGGACCAGTACAGAAAACTGGGCCATCAAAAGATTCCATGCCCAACTTAAAGAGTGTTTTTTCCTCTTCGTTCTTGCCCTCAAATATTAAACTAAGTAGAACGCTTTCATCTGTACATTACAGTTTCAAAGGCTCCAGCATCAGTTAACCATTAGTCACCAAGAATCAAGAGCACGGTGCCACTTCCTCCTATTCTCAATTCTATTCTAAGCTGTTTCCCTTGAGGTACGGGCCCAATTATTTGGCCTCCACCATGGGAGCAGCTGCACAATTTGTCACATGACCTCAGCACAGCAGTCCCAAATCACGTCCTCACACTGCATTAGGAACTAAAGTTCACACGTAATAAAATGAGCAGAGATCGAGAGGTCCGTTTGTCACAGAGGAGGCTTTGTTAGGCTCCATCAGTGTTGCTCTGTCTTGAGCATTTTTGTCTTACTGTGCCAAGGATTCGTGCCTTACATTCGGCACGTCATATTTAATTCATGCAATGTTTAGGTATTCCGTGTCGAGAAGCGAGTCTCTGAAAAGGCCTAGCGGAGCCTGCCAGAGGATGTATTTAATATGAACTGTACAGAGAGTCCAGTCAGCGATAACTTTGCAGTTATTTCAGAATTTGAACAGTGTGCAGAAGTGATTGTTAAGCATTGccggagggggggaggggggaatcAATGCCGCTTCAGAGAAGCCACCGAGCTCGGGCCTCAGCGGAAGCCATCGATACTGAGCTGTGGTCTAAGCacttaaaatgtaaatgcatcttcAACGGCAACAACACGGACGAGAGAAAGTTGTATCAGTGTCTTGGGATCTGGCCAGATGCAACGTGTGCATTCATCTGTGAAATCAAAATCTCCGTTGCAAAGGCACAGGTGGCTGAATTGGCATATTCTATCTGAAGTGTTGAGCTGGACAGTGATGCAttgcaacaaaatgaaacaaatgccCCGCACTGACCACTGTTAAACACAAAAAGACATTATGTGCAAGTatcatttgcatgtttttgttaaTGCTGTGTACTTTAAGTGACATCCTTTCTGCAGTCACAGGAGAAATGAGACTCTGCTCTAAAAAACCTGTTGAAGATAAGCTAAGTGTGGGATTATTTAAATGGAACAAGGTGTCTCAAAGGATCTCCTTTGATCTCAGCAAATTTATGTGATATAAATACCTTCAAATTAATTATGCATGCACAGTGGAATTGCTAAATCCACAGATTTACCAAAATTTATGACTGCCCCGATGAGCACTCGACCTGCTGTTGCCATTTTACCACTATTTCGAGATGTTCTACAACTTAAAAGTGACCAACGTTTTGttagagaaaaacacaacactatATTGTTTAGTATATTATTGTTAATTacaacttacaaaacaaagcaGACTTGCCAGGATTCACTTAAATAATTCGATTGTAAAGACATATTTGTGTTAAAGAAGCCAAAAAATCCAACATTCGTCTTTATTTGGAACAGTCCGATAAAACAGGCAATATGAAGAATAGTCCATAAAGATTTACTTTtaaaaggctttttttctttatagagGATGCAAAAGAgacaataatatataatagtagcAATTTAAGGTCACTGTAATCGAACATAGCTCTTGCAGAGTTCATGGTCCCTGATGTCTCCCCAGCCCCCGTTTTTCACATGTGGGGCCACCCCTCCGGCGCCGTTGGCTGGCAGTCTCTTTGCTATCAGGAGGCTCTTTGGGAACAGCTGGTTCCCGCTGCTCTGTAGGATGTTATCTATCTTGCTTTTCTGGCTGATCGGCATGCAGGAAGTCTTCTTGTGGTGCATGCCGCAGTCTCCGGCGTGGAAAACCCGCGGCGCCTCGCTCACCATGACCTTCCAGTAGGAGGGCAGGCAGGACACGGTCAGGTGCTGCAAGGACCAGTCCCAGTTGTAGTCGTCGTAAGTGCAGAACGTGTCGGTGCATTGGATGAGCTTCTGGTACGTCTCTCTGTTCAGAGCCATCCCCATGTTGTGCTCGGTGGACTTCCAAGCCTTCACCTCCACCTTGTTCGCTTTGCTGGAGTAGCCGATGTGGCTGTAGCTCCCCAGCGAGAGGATGTCGCAGTCGCCGCACTGGTCCCTCTTGAGTATCGACATCAGCTTTAACATGTGGATAAAGTCCGGGGACACGTAGTGGTCCTCCTCGATCAGCAGGACCATGCCCTTGTGCTCCTTCAGGACCCGAACTCTGTCCCATACAAAGTGCAGCTTCCACCACCAGTGGTGCTTGGTCTGGGAGAACTTTGCCTCGCGGTAGTGGCCGAACGAGTCGGGGTACTCCGCGTTGATGCAACCCAGCTTTAAGGCGTCTTTTTTGGGAATGTCTCTGGGGCAATCCCTGGGGTCGTGTCCGGGGAACTCCTGGGGGTACAGCTGGATGCTGAAGGGGAAGAAAATCTGAAGGACCTGACAAAAATCAACAGAGGCCACCACTTTATTTATCTCAGGGGACCAGTAATCATGGCTGAATATCAGCAGTATGTTCTCCACACCTCTGGCCTTCCGCAAACTGTCCACTAATAGCTTAAGGTAGTCTGGTCTGTTATGGACCTGAACCACCACAACCAGATCATCCTTCTGCCGCGCCTTAAACCTCTCCTCGTTTCTTATCGTCTGGTCGAAGTTGAGCTGGAAGACGATGCCGCGGTAGACCAAAGTGGTGTTATCCACCTCTGGCTTGGAGATCTTCTCTTTGTCCTTCGCTTTTTCCACATGTGTGTCATTTGCTTGTATAACAGGGGGTGGAGCAGGTGCCCTGCTGACTGCAGGTGTGGCTTGCACCTGGATATGATTGTTgatgctactactgctgctgctaatgctgctgctcctcctcgccACCGCCGCTGCCTCCAGCTCCTTGGGGACCGAGCTGCCGTCGTTCTTCTTCTGCCTCCCGCTGCTCCAGAAAGCTAGGCCACAGATGACAACCACCACAGTCAGTATCACCACCTTCCTCTTGTAGATTCGGAATCTCATGATAGGGGGTCGGCCTCTTGCGGAGGGAGAGAAGTTGATTGGCGGAGAAACAAAAAGCACGGGCTTGCGATTGAGATTTGTGCTTTGCAAAAGGGAGGTAGGCTTGATTAAAAAGAGGCGGAAATTAAGCTAATTGTTGGAAAAAATAACTGCTGTTGTAAACATGGGTCCCACTGGAATGTCATTGATGGGGGATGAATAGTCCATAAGGCATGACGGTTGCTGGGAGGCAGCAGGGTAGCAGTGGGCATGAACcacctaaatgaaaaataaataaatcaataaagtcAGGTGCATCGTGGCAGTCAGGGCTCAGCAATATGGCTGAAATCACCATTGCAATCTTACTAATAATCATTTACTATATTGATATTCAGTATATCACAATATGGCATAATCACAAAAAAATCTATCACAattcaaataatataaatgggTGAAAAGAAATCCTCATTTTTCAGGAGCTAGAACTAGCAAATGCTTGAGTAATCATCACcctgaataaattaaaataagctcTGTACCCTGACCTGTTAGCACTGTTCTTGTCAACCGCAGTTAATAGTTTTAGTCCTATTTTACGTATGCgtatgtgttttaaatgtgttttaaatgtgcttgaTGTTGAGCCCTGTCAAAGATGAATTTCTGTTGCTTTGTGACAGACAATAAAAtgtatctttctatctatctatctatctatctatctatctatctatctatctatctatctatctatctatctaagcaaattatacatttaatcgattatcaaaattgttacAGATTAGTTTTCTGTCTAACTAATTgaataatcgactaattgtttcatcTCCACAGCTCAGCAAACTCCATTTGCTAATGAAAACCCTGAGATGTGTTGGAAATCTATATGGAACAGGCAAATAAGCCTGTGGGGCCAAAAAAGAAATTCAATAACTGATTTTGTTAAATTTCAATTTGGACAGCAGAAATCTGTAATAACGACAAAATGACGAGATCATGTCATCACGAGCTCTATAAAGGAAGCACAACACTAGCAATGATTTAATTTCACATAACAGGACACTATGAAAAAGCATCACCAAAACTACAAACATGACTGGTGCTTATTCCTCctgtcttttcctcctctttagCTATATCATCAGTGTTGATTATTGCTTCTATAGTTCCCTCTGCATAAATCTCTGTGCTCAACTGCATTATCAATATTGATCAGCACCTCTCTGTTCAGATGTGCTAAACAAACctacatcttttcttttcttattagATTAGTGGTCTTTTTTTAGGCTGCCTACCTGACCCATTTTATCTGTCTTCTCTCTGCCTAGAGACTATTCAATTGAATGGACATTGTGTGACACTACTATCACTGTCGGCATTTGATATCTTGGGGAGTCTTGTGAGAATACTAATGAATACATTCCTGGTATAGCTACTATAAAACTAAATCATGCAACCAGTAAAAACATGCACTTTAACATGTTTCATGTATACTTTGAGGACACTATGAAAAAGCATCTCCAAAACTACAAACATGACTGGTGCTTATTCCTCttgtcttttcctcctctttagCTATATCATCAGTGTCCTTTAATTATTGCTTCTATAGTTCCCTCTGCATAAATCTCTGTCCTCAACTGCATTATCAATATTGATCAGCACCTCTCTGTTCAGAGCTGCTGAACAAACCTACATCTTTTCTGTGTcattaaattaatgttttttcagGTGACCCATTTTAtctgtcttctctctgtctgGAGACTATTCAATTGAATGGACATTGTGTGGCACTATCACTGTCTGCATTTGCTATATCTTGGGAGTCTGTGAGAATATTAATGAATACATTCCTTCTATAAAACTAAAATCATGCTACCAGTCAACATGTTTGATGTATACTTTGAGGACACCACAAAAAAGCATCACCAAAACTACAAACATGACTGGTGCTTATTCCTCctgtcttttcctcctctttagCTATATCATCTGCATAAATCTCTGTCCTCAACTGCATGATCAATATTGATCAGCACCTCTCTGTTCAGATGTGCTGAACAAACctccatcttttcttttcttattaaaTTAGTGGTCTTTCAGGTGACCCATTTTATCTGCCTAGAGACTATTCAATTGAATGGACATTGTGTGGCACTATCACATATCTTGGGAGTCTGTGAGAATATTAATGAATACATTCCTACTATAAAACTAAAATCATGCCACCAGTAAACATGCACTTTAACATGTGTGATGTATACTTTGAGGACACCACAAAGAAGCATCaccaaaactacaaaacatgACTGGTGCTTATTCCTCctgtcttttcctcctctttagCTATATCATCTGCATAAATCTCTGTCCTCAACTGCATGATCAATATTGATCAGCACCTCTCTGTTCAGATGTGCTGAACAAACctccatcttttcttttcttattaaaTTAGTGGTCTTTCAGGTGACCCATTTTATCTGTCTTCTCTCTGCCTGGAGACTATTCAATTGAATGGACATTGTGTGGCACTATCACATATCTTGGGAGTCTGTGAGAATATTAATGAATACATTCCTGGTACTATAAAACTAAAATCATGCAACCAGTAAAAGCATGCACTTTAACATGTGTGATGTATACTTTAAGGACAGTAGGAAATGGCAAAGCTATCTTAACTTATGACGTTATGCACTGTACAGTTCATGTCCCTCTATATACGGTTAACCATAATGGTCTCCATACAGTTGAAGCTCTGCCAAAACACAGTGAGACGTTTTGTTCTGCAGCTGAAAGTACCGCAACGCATTTGTTTTCACTATATAACCTGATTTGCTTTAATCTCACACAGCAGTCTGTCGTCTCTCTCGAGTAAATAAGCATCCTGAGAAAATGCTAACAGCAAGTTAGCTTCAGCTAGACCTCGTCAACAACAGCGTCCATGGCGAacaaaccacaaccacaacaacaacccgTGTTCACACTGATACTCACCTAATACTGGAGAAGAAGCCGTGCGGTGCTTTCAGAGAGGAGAAACATCAGTACTGGCGGATACGTCCCGTTTTCCTCCATAGCTTCCTGCAGTGCTGCATGGAAACGTACCTACCAGCTAGCTCTGTGCAAAACCCCAAATACGGAACAACCGCTGCCTGCCGctgtcccacaatgcactggTCCAGAGGGGGGCACCCGAGACACCCTACATATCATATCATCTATAtatccctgctgctgctgctatctGTCTTTAGAGAGGTTTACTACACCTTTAAATACTTTACTAGTTCATACCAAGCCTTGATATATACATAGAATACATATACATGGAAAATACACCCCAAAACTGGATTTTTGCCTACATTGTGCTCTCCCAGCTACCATAGACCCCCTTAACTGGAAACCAGAGCATCATGATGGAATAAAGTTTGTTGGTTTGATTTAaacaaataatgataataataataataatgatgataatgatgatgatgatgataatgatagtaatgatgatgatgatgatgatgatgataatgatagtaataataataataataataatgataataataataatgataatgatgatgatgatgatgatgatgataatgataatgataataataataataagaagaagaatgataataagaataagaataagaataagaatgagaataataataataataataataataatgataatattaaaaataataataataataataataataataataatgatgataataataattataataatgatactaataatgataataatactaataatgataataataaaaataataatgataatgatgatgatgatgataatgataatgatagtaataataataataagaagaagaataagaagaagaatgataataagaataataataatgagaataataagaataagaataatgataatattaaaaataataataataataataatgataatattaaaaataataataataataataataataataatgatgataataataattataataataataataataatgataataatactaataatgataataataaaaataataatgataatgatgatgatgatgataatgataatgatagtaataataataataagaagaagaataagaataagaatgataataataataataataataataataataataataatgagaataataataataatgataatattaaaaataataataataataataataataataatggtaataataataataataataataataataataataatgatactaataataataataatattaataataataatgatgatagtaataatgataataataataataattattaataataaatgctttaaaaataaCTGGAAATCAGTACAACAATATAAAGCAAATATTGATTATTCTTTAGAAAAGTATTGACCTAAGCTATGGCATGATACACATGagttacattacattttcttAAATATACTCCTCTCTTGTAATCACTGctctatataaatacatatatatgtatatatatataaatacatatatatgtatatatataaagaaagaaagaaagaaagaaagaaagaaagaaagaaaaaaaagaaagaattgtGCCTACATTGTGCTCTCCCAGCTACCATAGACGTGAATATACAGGTATGTCAATTTCgatcaattcaatttgctttattggtaTGACTgccaggtgaacaatattgccaaagcgtcaattcaataaaaaataaaaataaaaaaagaacaaaataaaaacaaaaacatatatatatacatatatatacaattcattaagcaaattacaatatatagatatttaaaaagaacatggaagaaaatggaaatggaagaaaacaattaagaagtaattaatgcttgttgtgtcaataaaaacaaacaaacaaatagaatgcaattaataacaatatattgcaatatcaaaggataaatgtaaaaaacaacaacaacaacaacaacaacaaaaacaacaaaacatgaagACATACAGGTATGTCTATGCCAGCAACTATCCCCCTTAACTGGAAACCAGAGCATCATGATAGAATAAAGTTTGttggtttgatttaaaaaaaataatgataataataataataatcatcatcagcagcatattaataaaaataataaatactttaaaaagaACTGAAAATCAGTACAATATAAAGCAAATATTGATTATTCTTTAGAAACGTATTGATCTAAGCTATGACAGGATACACACGagttacattacattttcttAAATATTCTCTTCTCTTGTAGGTTAATCACTgctctatataaataaataaatgtatatatattgtggcggtactgagttccccagactttagttgttcagtcagaagactgaaaaacagttcccatccacataataatataaaataaaatgccttcttaataataataatgaacaaatacctcttcaataatgaacaaatgcctctatattaacaaacaattaaggaaactgaaatattggtttgtgtttttccttttaccctcctttaaagttttcccaaataaaatacactaaaagaaatgggtataaaagggttcattgaaaatcaacaaatgaatagaatacaaaaatacagcctgcaggcgttaggctattgtaaggcaagccagatcgttgcacaaatagtacctaaacgtcccagtgcaggtaacccaattggttggcacttaacttgtttccccaactaggagtcaacactctcaacaaacaaaacacaaagatcacagaatcccaaaagggcccaaaacagaccagagtttctggtaaagctgataacacatgttgcattgagtgaaggagagatcagaatgacactgggggtgcagtttccctcctcttttaagccctacagaaagggcgtcgttacaccctgattggccaagaggggaatgcaccaagctgctctcaactatcatttaagagccagtccccacaccctgcgcaacaggtgaactgaataaccctctaatcactcagcaattcaaccaaaaaaacaccagggaaaagggaaacaacagcaagcaccagagaattggcagctgccacaatatatatgtatgtgtgtataaaaataaaatacggTGAGAAAGCGGACACACTCCCCATCAGGCACTCAGATACATTACCTCTTTATCTCACTCTTTAATAAGACTGTACATTTGTGCATTTCATTACCAAGTCAAACAAGGTACTTCTCAGAGTCAACCCTATTTGtgacattataaaaaaaattaaaaacaagcgTATACACCTcacatgtagaaaaaaaaacatcctttcCTCCTATTTGAACAGCAATGAAAAGAATTTTAAGGCAAGATGCTGAACACAGAAATCCAAAGGTTAACCTGGCATGGTTTTTGTTCAGTGTGTAacctctgtgtgtttgctgtaACGCCACCTTCAGGCTGTCCCTGCTACCTGCACCAGTTGTCCTCCA is drawn from Sebastes umbrosus isolate fSebUmb1 chromosome 18, fSebUmb1.pri, whole genome shotgun sequence and contains these coding sequences:
- the mgat2 gene encoding alpha-1,6-mannosyl-glycoprotein 2-beta-N-acetylglucosaminyltransferase — translated: MRFRIYKRKVVILTVVVVICGLAFWSSGRQKKNDGSSVPKELEAAAVARRSSSISSSSSSINNHIQVQATPAVSRAPAPPPVIQANDTHVEKAKDKEKISKPEVDNTTLVYRGIVFQLNFDQTIRNEERFKARQKDDLVVVVQVHNRPDYLKLLVDSLRKARGVENILLIFSHDYWSPEINKVVASVDFCQVLQIFFPFSIQLYPQEFPGHDPRDCPRDIPKKDALKLGCINAEYPDSFGHYREAKFSQTKHHWWWKLHFVWDRVRVLKEHKGMVLLIEEDHYVSPDFIHMLKLMSILKRDQCGDCDILSLGSYSHIGYSSKANKVEVKAWKSTEHNMGMALNRETYQKLIQCTDTFCTYDDYNWDWSLQHLTVSCLPSYWKVMVSEAPRVFHAGDCGMHHKKTSCMPISQKSKIDNILQSSGNQLFPKSLLIAKRLPANGAGGVAPHVKNGGWGDIRDHELCKSYVRLQ